AAAGTGGTGATAGACCCGGCCGTCGCAGCGTCCGTAGCGCTCTCGGTGATGGTAGGGTCGACGGCATCCGTAGTACCAGTGGCATCAGTGGTAGCGTCGGTGACAGTGGTATCGAAAGCACCAGTAGTCTCGATCACGTCGACGGTGACGGTAGACGAAGCAGTCTCGTGAGAAGTCGCAGTTGTAGTTGTCTCAAGAAGAATTGCAGACGACAGGGCGAGTGAAGAAACAGGCTTGCAAGGTCCAGCGCTAACACCGCTAaaagcaacagcagcagccaaaATTGCGACCAATTGGCGAGCCATGACAAAACTGTAGTGAATGGACAGTGCAAAGTGAGCACAAGAATAAAAGATCGATAGCAATTGACTAGGAATGCATTTAGACAAGGCAACGAGGGATTGGGGCTCCTCATAAGTTAAATTTACGGCACTGACAGCGATAACTTAGTGAGCTGATGAATTGAGGCAGTCAAATGACAGACAGCCTCCTTCACAGAGCCATGTCAATTCGGGGTTGTGTCATGATCTTAAACCACCATGGGCACCTCTCAGTTGCTCAGGCCTAGCTAcaccatcttcttgacctcagGTCCCTTAAGTGTAACGACATGTAAACCTTGGAGTTGGTTGGATCGCGGTGTATCTTGTGAAATATTGCGAGGATTCCGAGATCATCCGTGTTTGACAGCTAGAGCGCAAAGTGCTCGTTTCAATTGCATGAGTAAAAATACACTCATATAGCCCTTACTGCGGTGTCGGGCAGCGCGTCGCTCATCTCACCTCAATTGTTATGGTGAATGAGATCTCACTCATCGCCACTCCAGGGATGAACAAGTCAGCAGTGAGGGTAAGGTAAGGGCTTGGCCCTTAGATCGATCGGCCAAGTAAGAATATGAACGGTCGAGACCGCGCGTAAAGGACAGATTGAACAGCGATGATAGTGATAGAATGAATATAAAGATAGTTGAGTGAAAACACCAGAACAAACTGTCAAACGATCTATCAACAGTGGTTCAAGTGAGTTGGTGCGGAGACAAACAGAGAGACGCGTTGCGTTAGTTGTCCCCGCAACAAAAAAACAGAGCCAACGCGTCGGGAGGAAAATGATCCGTCAATGCATCGAATTTTCAATTGACGAGGGACACAAAACAAACCGAAGAGGACAGACAAAGGAACAACCACATCGCATGACCGAAATATAACGACTAATCTCATAGATTAACGAGCAGCTTATCACATACAACATAAACCCACCACGACGAACTCTATTCCCACTATCCACAGCCTCGTCACCTCATCCCGCCAGGCAtcagcatctcatctcatctcaacagTCCCCACCAAAACGCAACATGGATAACTATCAGAGAATAGAAAAAGTCGGAGAAGGTTTGATCGTCCATGCCATGTCTGATACATATTATTGACTCTTCTCAGGTACTTATGGTGTTGTCTACAAAGCCCGTGATCTCAGCCACAATGGCCGCATTGTCGCTCTCAAAAAGATCCGTCTTGAGACCGAAGACGAAGGCGTTCCCAGCACCGCCATCCGCGAGATTTCCGTCCTGAGAGAACTGAGCCACCCCAACGTCGTCAGCCTCCTGAATATTGTTCACGCCGATGGCCACAAGCTCTACCTCGTCATGGAATTCCTCGACCTTGATCTTAAAAAGTACATGGACTCGCTCCCCGTCACAGACGGCGGTCGTGGAAAGCCTCTTCCCACCGGAACTGCCACTACCGTGCGAAACTTGGGAATGGATGAGAAGGTCGTGCAGAAGTTTATGCTGGATCTGGTCCAGGGTATTAAATATTGTCACTCGCGTCGGATATTGCATCGCGACTTGAAGCCACAGAACTTGCTCATTGATAAGGATGGAAATCTCAAATTGGCTGATTTTGGTTTGGCGAGAGCATTTGGTGTTCCTTTGAGAAGTTATACCCATGAAGTTGTTACGCTGTGGTATCGCGCACCCGAGGTCTTGCTTGGTGGACGACAGTATTCGACTGGTGTTGATATGTGGTCTGTCGGTACCATCTTTGCTGAGATGTGTTCCCGAAAGCCCCTTTTCCCTGGTGATTCCGAAATCgatgagatcttcaagatcttccGGTGAGTCAACCCCGACCTAGATCCTTGAGGACGAGTACTTATCTTGGCAGGACCCTCGGGACACCCGATGAAGACGCCTGGCCTGGTGTCACCACGTACCCAGATTTTAAGCCGTCTTTCCCCAAGTGGCAGCGAGATTTCTCTACTCCTCTTTGCCCGAACCTGGATGAGGCTGGTCTAGAGCTACTTGACTACATGCTCATCTGCGATCCCGTAACTCGCATTTCTGCCAAGGCGGCCCTGAACCATCCTTACTTTGATGAGATTCTGTGAGTAGTGCTACCAGATTTAACGGGAGTATCGCTGACAAATAATTACCGCAGGGGACGTCACTGATTCACCGATTCACTGAGTCTTGATGtgagaggagatgatgaacgGAATATTGTAGAATAAGACTAAGGAAATGCATGAAAACGGTATCATTGAGGGTATGAGTAAGAAACAGGATGAGCTTAATGAGGATTACGGCAAAGGAGGCAATTGTTGATGATAGATGGCATAAGGATCGGAGGTCAAAATTGTAAACTGTATTTGTTTGTGCTGCATTGTTCTTCCCTTCATACCATTCCAACCCAGGCGTGATCGACTAACATTTGAGGTCTCGCATTTATTGTCTTGACTGACTGAGCTCACACAAGACGACATGAAGAAGGGTCAAAGTGAATAGAAGTATACTAAGAATTATGTACAAAATTTCAAGGTCATTTCTCagaccttggccttggtagTAGCACCAATAGCAGCTCCAGAAGCAGGAATCAAGAAATCGCTAGCCTTGACACGTCCATCAGTTCCACGAGCACCCTTGAGCGTGGACGCATCCGTGCTCTTGAAAGAGGCATCATTCCAGGTATCTTTGCTATCCCACGAGTTTCCAGAAGCAGAAACCTTGCTATTCAAGCTAACCTGATCACCAGTGTTGCTGGCAGCAACGTTCTTGGTGACCTTGGACGAAGAGCTGCGCAGGTTGAAACCGTTGTCGCCGTTCTTCCAAGCAGTGTTACGGTCAAAGGTCAGAGAACCAGGGTTTCCGTTATCGATGAAGCCCTTCTTGGCGTTCTGGAAGGCGATGCAGTTCTTGACGATATGGTTCGCGGGAgggttgttggtgatgccaAGCTTGAAACCGTTGCCGTCACCTTCGAAGGGCGTGAAACTCCAGCGGTTAAAACCGTTGCCCCAGGCGTAGACCTCATCGAGCGTCACGGGCGAGCCGAACATGTACAGGTCCAGACCATCGTCGACGTTGTCCCATAGACGGGCATTGCGGAGGACATTGCCTTCACCTTGACCGTCTTTGCAAGCGAAGCCGTCGGCACTCTCACCGTTCTTGCGAGGGTCACGGTTACGGTAGGagtcgaggttgatgactTGGTTGTTGGAGGAAGCGCCCTCGAGCTGGAAGCCGGTCTCATAGTTGTCATGAGTGGAGAGACCTTCGTAGTAGTTGTTGGAGGCGTCTCTGGCATAGATACCATAAGGGCCATTGATGATCCTGTGAAATGTAAGCATTCGAATCCTTGAGGTTCAAGTTGAACTTACTCGAGATTATAGAAAGACCACCACTCAGCATTTTGGATATGGAAGACGCCACGCTCAGCGTTGGGGAGCGACTCGCCAACAGCCTTTGGTGTACTGCATCATGTTAGTCTTGCCACACTCTCCATTGTAGTTGCCACTTACCCAGGCATGTTCTCTCCATCGATGATAACCTTCTCATTCTGATAAGGCTTCACAGTAATGGGACTTCCCTTCGCACCACTCGTCTTGACCTGAATGTTCTTCGAAGGAGCATAAGTACCCTTTCTCAGATAGATAAAGtcaccagccttggcagcatcaATGGCAGACTGGATCGATCCATATGGTGCAGCAAGAGTACCAGAGCCAGTACCAGTAGGAGATACAAAGATATCCTTAGCGTTGGCACCAGCCAGGAAGGCTAGGACAATTGCGGGGGTAAGCTTAATAACAACCATATTTGCGAGATCCAATGATTAGAATTCTGTGACAATTCTTCATTTTCGATGGATTTGTCTATTGTTTTATGTATAAGAAACGCACTACATGTAATTTCCTAGATGGGGCGTACGGATTGGTCCACTCCGAAGGGGACGACGAGGTTAAGGATGAGGGGTATTTCCACCAATAAGACGATATTACCCCTTTCAGAAGATCGCTGTTTCACTGGTGGACATCATCTCGGAGACGTTTCAAAGGAAGTATTTGGGGGCATCTTGGAAATTGGGGGATTCAAGGTGGCTCATTCATTCCTTGATGAAGTTAGTAAACCGATGATTCGGGGAGAGATAGGCCGAAGCGGTGTGATCATATGTTCAGGAGTTTCCTCTGTCCAATCGCTCAACTCTCTATGCTCGTAAAGATATCTTTAACCGACAGTTCCTTGTCACTTATAGGACATCACAAGTGCCGATCCGCAAAGCAAGCATGGGGAATACGAGCTAGTCATGAACGGCCCGGGTCGTTGTGAGTCTCCGGAGTAGCTGAGTTGTTTGCATTACAACTCATCGCTGCTACCTACACGTTAATGCTCTGCAAAATTATCTCTGTGGTTGTTTCCTCGTTTGCTCCCCTTTCCATATCTCTTACCGCTCCATGATTTCAGGTAATTCCCATGCCGATAAATACTTCTTAGCCTTGGACCAATTCCAAATCCGCTACACGAAGATGTCAGAAGGATCAAATGATTGAAGATTTGCCAACAAGTTTAAGCTTCCAGCCTATATCTCTGATATCTCCTACACTAGAAGAAGCTTCCCACCGGAGCACGCCCTTTCCGCCTGGCCCAAGAAAAGAGGGCAAAGTACATGCTTCATATTGCGTATCAATGTTCAGGATCTCATAAGTGAGAGAGACTTTGTTACTCATAAATGAAGTACTAGCGGCCATACTAGCTCACGTCAGATCCTGGACTAGAACCTCCGTGTTCAGACGGCGACCAATGCTTTGAGGTTGAAGGCGTACCGTCTTAGTAAGAATCGATGGAGTCCAGACAGTGATTGGCTTCAGCCTCGTGATTCTACAACGTCATCATTACCAAACTTCATTCGTTCGACTAAGCACTTGATAATAGTGCCCAACCTTCAAAGAAGTATAAAAACTACTGTTCCGGGAAGTCATTTTCTCGAAACCTTCATCTGAGTCAATAGTGGATATAGCTCGAAGAATTCATGCAATTTACACACAAAAATGGGTGAGTTGGCATACCCCTCATTTGATCTCACATCTGACATGACCAGCCACCGAAACCAATAATCAAGGCCTCAGCTACGGCGTCGGCAACATCAACGCCAGAGGTGCGTTTACTGCCGAAATCAAGATTGCTCCCCGGGTCGGCCTTGAAGACATTTGGCAGGGTCAGTATGCCGGCGCTCAAGTGATGGGAAAGCGTCCAGGCATGTACATCAAGTACCTACCTACGAAGTATCACCCTATCAACGGCGATATGCTCACGGGAGGCTGCTATCTCTTCGACACGGTTGAGAATGCAAAAGGCTTCGAGGACTGGACAACAAATGAGTTCGAAGTGGGCGAGCCAAAAACGACCTATTGGAAACAACCTTTGTTCAGGCATGTTGATGCTTTTGTTTGGAACGTCATCGGTGCTCATAACTTCACTCCAGTCGAAGAGCATGGCATCGGTCGTTTCCAGCGTTGGACTTACCACCATGTCGGTGTCGAAGCCATCTTGAAGCAGCTGTATCCTGTTCTCAAAGATGCAGCCGAGAGAAGAGGAGCTGGCTCGTTTTGGCTTCTACACCGACCAGAGGATAAGATGATCTCTGTTCACATGTCGTTCCCCAAACCGGAAGATGGTGATCATGAGGCCATGCGTGAAGAGGTCGAGGATATTGCCCGTGAAGGCTCCGTTGCGGATGTCTTTCCTGATGCACTCGAGGTGGGACCGCTACTAGATAGAACGAGCATTTACTACGCTGTTTGGCAGCCTTTGGCGCAGGGAGATGGTGTCAAGGTCACGAGCCCAAACTTTCCCGACATTGCAAAGGCGTCGAATGGAGCAGCTTGAGTGTTTCACATAGGGAGCCCAATAAATTGATGAATGCTGTCTATTGATCTCATAACCGATGTTCACAAACGAACCGAACTTTTATGCTTCCAATCTGTAACCTATCCCAACAGTGCCTTTTTCActttctcaacctcctccgAAGTTCCACAAACCAACCCAGCTCTATCATCACACCCCTTCAATATAGTATCAAATACTCTCGCACCCGTCTCAGAGTCAATAGCCTGTCCACCTGCGCACTCGACAACGAGCGCTACAGGAAGCAGCTCGTAAAGTCTTCGCAGCTTAGCCTTGCTAGCAGAAGTTACTGGTGAGATGTACACGCCGTGACCCTTGACTAAAGCATGATAGATATCAGGGATGAGACCTCCCGAGTACCGTAGAGTGTACTTGTCAGTGATGAACTTTGTCACAAGGCTCATGTACTTCTCATTCTCGGCGGCGGCTCGGAGGTTGGCGGGTGCAAAGTAGCGTGTTTTGAAGGGAGGCTCAGCGAGTCGAAGCTCAGGTCGCGCCACGACGAACTTTTGGGTGTCGTTGAGGCTGACTTCGAAGCATACAGGCTTAGATCCTGGGACTCGAAGGGCAACAATGGCGAGGGTTCGTGGACCGAATACTCCAAGAACAGAGGCGATTTGTTTCTCTGTAGGTTGCCCAACTGCAGTCACGCCGTCCCAGATGCCGACAATTGTACCCACGGACCAGTTGGGTCCGATGATAGAGCTTCCATCAAGAGGATCGAAAGCAACAGTGTATTGCTCAGCACTGCTATCAGCCTGCGTTGTCTCTCCTGCGCGCGCTGGCTTCTCGACAGGGTCCTCTTCACTGCTGGCAGTTTTGATAGCCGATGACTTAGCAATACTGTCACGAATAATGTTCTCGGCCAGAACATCGACGTTCAGCTGCTCATCACCAAAAGCATTCTCTGTGCCGACGATGGAAACATCATATGATCCTCTTAGCCCTTTGCCAATATCTGCAATAGCGCTTAAAAGCTGAGGAATGACCGAGTCCCGCAATGAAGCTCTGTTTTCTTGGGGTAGCGCTGATTTGAGGAACGGCGCGAGCTCGAGCTCGGGCGCTTTTGTTGGAGACATTTTTGGTGGATGTGATGTTGAAAATGTCAAGTTCAAAATGTCGATCTCGAATTTGAGGTTGCGTCACTGAAAATTGACGCAATTGAGCTGCTGTCATGGTCGAGCTTAACCAGAAATAGTTTAGAGAGTGGTTATCGACGGCCCGATTAGCGTTGATAGCGGGCGATAAGGACGCCTCTGAATCTTGACATCacatcatggccatggcgTTCAGCCATTTTTGCCTTTATCTCAACATCGAATGTCAGACGGCCAGAGGAAGACAGAACTAGACTTTCTGCTCATGCGAGTAGGCAGGGTGTATGATT
Above is a window of Fusarium oxysporum Fo47 chromosome XII, complete sequence DNA encoding:
- a CDS encoding pectin lyase fold/virulence factor → MVVIKLTPAIVLAFLAGANAKDIFVSPTGTGSGTLAAPYGSIQSAIDAAKAGDFIYLRKGTYAPSKNIQVKTSGAKGSPITVKPYQNEKVIIDGENMPGTPKAVGESLPNAERGVFHIQNAEWWSFYNLEIINGPYGIYARDASNNYYEGLSTHDNYETGFQLEGASSNNQVINLDSYRNRDPRKNGESADGFACKDGQGEGNVLRNARLWDNVDDGLDLYMFGSPVTLDEVYAWGNGFNRWSFTPFEGDGNGFKLGITNNPPANHIVKNCIAFQNAKKGFIDNGNPGSLTFDRNTAWKNGDNGFNLRSSSSKVTKNVAASNTGDQVSLNSKVSASGNSWDSKDTWNDASFKSTDASTLKGARGTDGRVKASDFLIPASGAAIGATTKAKV
- a CDS encoding kinase-like domain-containing protein, with amino-acid sequence MDNYQRIEKVGEGTYGVVYKARDLSHNGRIVALKKIRLETEDEGVPSTAIREISVLRELSHPNVVSLLNIVHADGHKLYLVMEFLDLDLKKYMDSLPVTDGGRGKPLPTGTATTVRNLGMDEKVVQKFMLDLVQGIKYCHSRRILHRDLKPQNLLIDKDGNLKLADFGLARAFGVPLRSYTHEVVTLWYRAPEVLLGGRQYSTGVDMWSVGTIFAEMCSRKPLFPGDSEIDEIFKIFRTLGTPDEDAWPGVTTYPDFKPSFPKWQRDFSTPLCPNLDEAGLELLDYMLICDPVTRISAKAALNHPYFDEILGRH